The Methylocella tundrae genome contains the following window.
GGCGCCAACCCTCGACGATTTCGGTCCGGACTAAGTCCTTGTTTGCAGAAAGACGTCAAGCCGGATCAGGCGCCGGCCTGAAGAGGCCCGGCGCACTATTTCGAGAGCGCGGCGGTCAATTGCTTGATGTTGTTGCGCATCATCTCGACGTATGTCGGGGCGGGCCCATCCGGCGGCGAGAGGGCATCGGAAAACAGGGCGCCGCCGATTGTCGCGCCGCTCTCTTCGGCGATCCGCCTGGCGATGCGCGGATCAGTGATGTTTTCGAGGAAAACGGCGGGGATCTTTTCCGTTTTGATCTGGCGAATGATCCTTGCGACGTCCCTGGCGCTCGCCTCGGTCTCCGTTGACACGCCCTCGGGCGCGATGAATTTGAAATCATAAGCCGCGCCGAAATAGCCGAAAGCGTCATGGGTCGTGATGATTTCCCGGCGCTTCGGCGGGATCGCGGCCAGCGCCGCGCGCACCTCTTTGTCGAGTTCGTCCAGCCTCGCGAGATAGGCCGTAGCGTTGGCGCGATAGGCGTCGGCGCCGCCCGGATCGACTGCGATCAGCCCGTCACGGATATTTTCGACATAGATCTTCGCGTTGGGGATCGATTGCCAGGCGTGCGGATCCTGGCCGATTTTTCCCTCTTCCTCCATCTGGCGCGGCTCGATCCCTTTTGTCGCGACGACGATCGGAGCCTTGGCGCCGGACGCGCTGATCAGACGATCGAGCCAGCCTTCGAGCCCCAGCCCATTGACGAGGATCAGTTTCGCCGCGTTCAGGTGCTTCGCGTCCTCGGGCGATGGCTGATAGACATGAGCGTCGCCGTTCGGTCCGACGAGGGAAATGACCTCGACGCGGTCGCCGCCGACATTGCGGGCGAGATCCGCGAGGACCGAAAAGGTGGCCACGACGGGCAGTTTATTCGCAGCTGCGGCCTGCGCCTGCCGGAGCGCGGGCGAAACGCCAGCTATGACGCTGGCCGCCATTAAGGTTATAACGTTGCGCCTTGTACGCATGAAAATATCCTTTTGTGGGGCTGACGACGTCAGGCTTCGAGGTGGCGGCGCGACCGCAGGCGGCGAAGCACGCCGCCGGCCGGGCCGAAAGCCAGGGCGAGGAGATAGAGCGCCCCGGCGATGAGAATGATCAGGGGCCCCGAAGGCAATCCCGCGTAAAATGAAATAATCAGACCAGCATAGCTGGCGAGGACGCCTTGCGCGGCCGCCAGCGCGATCATCGAACCGATGTCTTTGGCGATCAGCCGCGCGGCGGCGGCGGGAAGCATCATCATGCCGACGGCGAGCAAAGTGCCGAGCGCGTGAAACCCTCCCACCAGATTCAGCACGACGAGCATAAGAAAAAGGATCTGCGTTGGCCCGCCGGCGTTCCCGACGGAGGCGAGAAAGCCGGGATCGACGGTTTCCATCACGAGAGGCCGATAAAGAAAGGCGAGGCCGATCAGCGTCAGCGTCGCGATCGAGGCGAGAAGCAGGAGCGTTGCGTCGTCAAGCGCGAGGACGCTGCCAAAGAGCACGTGGAGCAGGTCGATGTTCGAGCCTCGCAACGAAATGACGGTGACGCCAAGCGCCAGCGAAATCAGGTAGAAAGCCGCCATCGAGGCGTCTTCGCGTAAGATCGTCGTGCGCGCGACGACGCCGGACCCGACGGCGACGATAAGGCCGGCGATGAAGCCCCCGACGGTCATGGGCCCGAGCGAGAGGCCCGCCGCGAGATAGCCCATCGCGGCGCCGGGCAGGATCGCATGGGCCATGGCGTCGCCGGTCAGCGCCATT
Protein-coding sequences here:
- a CDS encoding metal ABC transporter substrate-binding protein, whose amino-acid sequence is MRTRRNVITLMAASVIAGVSPALRQAQAAAANKLPVVATFSVLADLARNVGGDRVEVISLVGPNGDAHVYQPSPEDAKHLNAAKLILVNGLGLEGWLDRLISASGAKAPIVVATKGIEPRQMEEEGKIGQDPHAWQSIPNAKIYVENIRDGLIAVDPGGADAYRANATAYLARLDELDKEVRAALAAIPPKRREIITTHDAFGYFGAAYDFKFIAPEGVSTETEASARDVARIIRQIKTEKIPAVFLENITDPRIARRIAEESGATIGGALFSDALSPPDGPAPTYVEMMRNNIKQLTAALSK
- a CDS encoding metal ABC transporter permease; translation: MYNFLISPFVEFEFMRRALVGAIALALAGSPLGVFLLLRRMALTGDAMAHAILPGAAMGYLAAGLSLGPMTVGGFIAGLIVAVGSGVVARTTILREDASMAAFYLISLALGVTVISLRGSNIDLLHVLFGSVLALDDATLLLLASIATLTLIGLAFLYRPLVMETVDPGFLASVGNAGGPTQILFLMLVVLNLVGGFHALGTLLAVGMMMLPAAAARLIAKDIGSMIALAAAQGVLASYAGLIISFYAGLPSGPLIILIAGALYLLALAFGPAGGVLRRLRSRRHLEA